The Macrobrachium nipponense isolate FS-2020 chromosome 13, ASM1510439v2, whole genome shotgun sequence genome has a window encoding:
- the LOC135225870 gene encoding nidogen-like isoform X2 — protein MKPFKDLLVRSLLLWASLGVLRPSGAVPKSEFFRFGERAGDNKLLNKDDFSTTEIRLQVPLIFYGQIYESLFVNINGFVSFLTEIPNFFNVQFPLEYPIIAPFYSDVDITRAGNIWYRETSDPRTVTRAKNELKKYFGVAEGFNPEGIFIVTWDGVGAFSQRADRLNTYQLILATDGKESYAIFKYADGGIQWLQSDGKDPNMADARGQAGLISGDGRHLTLKGSGTDQVRSLDKWSNTGVPGLWVYRIGQIALDENVQEPDLVSEDKAEESCASSGSVCHSNAICKDYDRGFCCSCQDGYFGNGINCLKKEEPLRVTGKVSGTVNGMELKDADLHSYVLTVEGRTYTAISRMPSQIGYDIQSITVFGTGIAWLFAKAVGDVPNGFALTGAMFTRTAEVDFPQTGHHLFVHQRFKGLDVFNSVQVNTEITGSVPTVPLGSKIEMDAFNEEYTRVKPGQIRARSSRVFRLQGQTIDTPFTVETTIDFDECRWRPKSNDLNTVRLKVAENIFIQYDAPEQIVRYALSAKVAPLEETDPCVEGRQECGQNSQCVVDGDTFRCVCERGYEEVYDATLNEAICLDINECDTGRDNCHLDAICVNSPGSFACTCRHGFTGDGFTCTREASCEGVPCDPNAVCDLRGTVPRCTCRPGFTGDGFFCSKDQGGPSVDEQRDCIDNNICSPYADCLYDDAVRGFRCACFPGYSGDGETCTPDGQRESCGTARNCSPYGVCSKKNTGYVCECLPGFTGDGYTCDVSSSVTLPPLQPPYQPEDPYPPYHHTPDDSRLPYETPQEPYPQDPYQQPGHRRPRPPYQQPDDTYDTYQRPEEIPEYPLPEEQQPGEGQGSDSGWSEPQCLFGACWCPGTLQYNIIHNRCEPSSSQRSVGEIEARPLPSCFAGKCICTLGYAYDNLRHECRADHTPGYDYSIKGGGHRVRASCNEINTCHPNAQCVYQPSSKSYSCVCDVGYEGDGHSCSSKIDISCDKVNICHFNAQCVYDDAALQHVCVCQQGYQGDGLVCTPQDECSSIQDCDVNAQCLYESVSRRYKCQCNSGFEGDGRTCTPERAASCNIVNNCHNFADCIYDTYALRYRCQCRAGYEGDGTFCNPTQVGCNVVHNCGDNAECAYDLTASGYRCKCREGFSGDGFFCRSSRSCREDPSVCHPQASCQPDALSSFGVACKCLDGFTGDGYTCQEAPDHEKYLLLINQGLSVLRMPSDPRSGAGFPIHVEPFMTAVGADVDCLAGRYYWTDVRSSSIRSSKYDGRERKPVISGGNIGSPEDVAVDWVSGNVYWTDSENDVVAVASIKKGKIRTVVKGDLVNPRGIAVHPGRGLLFWSDWNREGAKIEVSGLDGSHRRKLVEKDIMLPNSLVIDYDLENLCWADAGTHKIECVNLDGNERRVVMTEARYPFGLTILGQDFYYTDWNDTKIHTVDRYSGFESGARDPPLGGSGKLYGIAAVPPSCPPVANVCGADGGNCPESHLCLPNGRGGRTCACTDDALENKEEGPCNDYNY, from the exons gtGAACATCAACGGTTTCGTTTCCTTCCTGACAGAAATTCCAAACTTCTTCAATGTGCAATTTCCTCTGGAATATCCGATAATCGCGCCTTTTTATTCCGACGTCGATATCACAAGGGCGGGGAATATCTGGTACAG AGAAACCTCTGATCCTCGGACGGTCACGAGGGCGAAGAACGAATTAAAAAAGTACTTTGGAGTGGCAGAAGGCTTCAACCCAGAGGGCATCTTCATCGTGACCTGGGACGGAGTTGGGGCATTCAGCCAACGAGCAGACAGG CTAAACACATACCAGCTGATTCTTGCCACAGATGGCAAGGAATCCTACGCCATATTCAAATATGCTGACGGCGGTATCCAGTGGCTGCAGAGTGATGGCAAGGACCCCAACATGGCAGACGCGAGAGGCCAGGCAGGTCTCATATCAGGGGATGGACGACACCTCACCCTGAAGGGATCTGGTACAGACCAAGTTAGAAGTCTAGACAA ATGGAGCAACACTGGCGTTCCAGGACTGTGGGTCTACCGCATAGGCCAGATCGCTCTAGATGAAAACGTACAGGAACCCGACCTGGTCAGTGAGGATAAGGCGGAAGAAAGCTGCGCTTCTTCAGGGTCAGTCTGCCATTCCAACGCGATCTGCAAAGACTACGATCGTGGTTTCTGCTGTTCTTGCCAGGATGGTTACTTCGGCAATGGCATCAACTGCCTAAAGAAAG AGGAGCCTCTGAGAGTCACAGGCAAAGTCAGCGGAACTGTGAACGGCATGGAGCTGAAGGACGCTGACCTCCATTCCTACGTGCTGACCGTAGAAGGGAGGACTTACACCGCCATCTCCCGTATGCCGTCCCAAATCGGGTACGACATCCAGAGCATCACGGTCTTCGGCACCGGAATCGCCTGGCTGTTCGCCAAAGCCGTCGGCGACGTCCCAAACGGATTTGCCCTGACGG GAGCCATGTTCACTCGCACTGCGGAAGTCGACTTTCCTCAGACGGGCCATCACTTATTCGTACACCAGAGATTCAAG GGACTAGACGTGTTCAACAGCGTGCAAGTGAACACCGAAATCACTGGTTCCGTTCCAACCGTCCCACTGGGTTCCAAAATAGAAATGGACGCTTTCAATGAAGAGTACACTAGAGTTAAACCAG GTCAGATCAGGGCCAGGTCAAGTCGAGTTTTTCGCCTCCAGGGACAAACAATCGACACGCCCTTCACAGTCGAAACTACCATCGACTTCGACGAGTGTCGCTGGAGACCCAAATCCAACGATCTGAACACTGTCAGACTCAAG GTTGCCGAGAATATCTTCATTCAGTACGACGCTCCAGAGCAGATCGTCCGTTATGCTCTTTCTGCCAAGGTTGCCCCACTCGAAG AGACTGACCCATGTGTAGAAGGTCGACAGGAATGCGGCCAGAACAGCCAGTGTGTTGTTGATGGCGACACTTTCAG ATGCGTGTGTGAACGTGGCTATGAGGAAGTGTATGATGCGACGTTGAACGAAGCAATTTGTCTGGACATCAATGAGTGTGACACCGGTCGAGACAATTGTCACCTGGATGCCATTTGCGTCAATTCTCCTGGGAGCTTTGCCTGCACCTGCAGACATGGATTCACTGGGGATGGGTTCACCTGTACAA GAGAAGCGAGCTGTGAAGGAGTTCCTTGCGATCCAAATGCTGTTTGCGACCTTAGGGGAACAGTACCGCGGTGTACCTGTCGCCCTGGCTTCACCGGAGACGGTTTCTTCTGCTCCAAGGACCAAG GAGGACCTTCCGTGGATGAACAGAGAGACTGCATAGATAACAATATCTGCAGCCCGTACGCAGACTGCCTCTACGATGATGCTGTACGTGGATTCCGCTGTGCCTGTTTCCCAGGCTACAGTGGAGATGGAGAAACCTGTACGCCAGATGGTCAAAGAG AGAGTTGTGGCACTGCGAGGAACTGCTCGCCATACGGAGTCTGCTCGAAGAAGAACACTGGGTACGTCTGCGAGTGTCTCCCCGGATTCACCGGAGACGGTTACACTTGTGACGTGTCCTCCTCGGTGACGCTACCGCCTCTGCAGCCTCCTTATCAACCCGAAGACCCTTATCCCCCTTATCATCACACTCCAGATGATTCGAGGCTACCCTACGAAACTCCTCAAGAGCCGTATCCCCAGGATCCTTACCAACAACCTGGTCACCGTCGACCCCGGCCACCTTATCAGCAGCCCGATGACACTTATGATACTTACCAAAGGCCAGAAGAGATACCAGAGTATCCTTTGCCTGAGGAACAACAGCCTGGCGAAGGGCAAGGCTCAGATAGTGGG TGGTCAGAACCCCAGTGCCTCTTTGGAGCTTGTTGGTGTCCAGGCACACTCCAGTACAACATTATCCACAATCGCTGTGAGCCTTCCAGCTCCCAGAGATCTG TAGGAGAAATAGAAGCACGCCCTCTGCCATCCTGCTTCGCTGGGAAATGTATCTGTACCCTGGGGTACGCCTATGACAACCTGCGCCACGAATGCCGAGCGGACCACACGCCTGGTTATGACTACAGCATCAAAGGAGGAGGGCATAGAGTCAGGG CCTCTTGCAACGAAATAAACACCTGTCACCCGAATGCCCAGTGCGTGTACCAACCCTCCTCCAAGTCTTATTCCTGCGTGTGTGACGTTGGATACGAAGGTGATGGTCACTCTTGCAGCAGCAAAATAG ATATCTCATGCGACAAGGTCAACATATGCCACTTCAATGCCCAGTGTGTGTATGATGACGCTGCCCTACAGCATGTATGCGTTTGTCAACAGGGGTACCAAGGGGACGGATTAGTCTGCACCCCACAGG ACGAATGCAGCAGCATCCAGGACTGTGACGTGAATGCCCAGTGCCTCTACGAGAGCGTCAGCAGGCGGTACAAGTGCCAGTGCAACTCTGGATTCGAAGGAGACGGTCGAACTTGCACTCCTGAGAGAG CTGCCAGCTGCAACATCGTCAACAACTGTCACAACTTCGCCGACTGCATCTACGACACTTATGCCCTGAGGTACCGCTGCCAATGCCGAGCTGGTTACGAAGGCGACGGTACCTTCTGTAATCCTACTCAG GTTGGTTGCAACGTCGTGCACAACTGTGGAGACAATGCTGAATGCGCCTATGACCTAACAGCTTCTGGATATCGTTGCAAGTGCCGAGAG GGCTTCAGCGGGGACGGGTTCTTCTGTCGTTCGTCCAGATCCTGCAGAGAGGATCCTTCGGTGTGCCATCCTCAGGCATCCTGTCAACCAGACGCCCTGTCATCCTTCGGAGTGGCCTGCAAATGTCTGGATGGCTTCACCGGCGACGGTTATACGTGTCAGG AGGCTCCGGATCATGAGAAATACCTTCTGCTGATCAACCAAGGACTCTCGGTTCTCCGGATGCCCTCGGATCCTAGAAGTGGCGCAGGATTCCCTATTCATGTGGAGCCCTTCATGACGGCTGTGG GCGCAGACGTTGATTGTCTTGCTGGAAGATATTACTGGACTGACGTGAGGTCTTCGTCCATTCGATCTTCAAAATACGACGGCCGGGAGAGAAAGCCAGTTATATCTGGAG GAAATATCGGGTCGCCTGAGGACGTAGCCGTTGACTGGGTGTCCGGGAATGTTTACTGGACAGACTCCGAAAACGATGTAGTGGCCGTTGCTTCCATCAAGAAGGGGAAAATCCGAACAGTTGTCAAAGGAGATTTGGTCAACCCTCGCGGCATTGCTGTCCATCCAGGTCGTGG ACTCCTGTTCTGGAGCGACTGGAACAGAGAGGGGGCGAAGATCGAGGTCTCGGGTCTGGACGGCTCCCACAGGCGAAAGCTGGTTGAGAAGGACATCATGCTCCCGAACTCCCTCGTGATCGATTACGACCTCGAGAACTTGTGCTGGGCGGATGCAGGAACTCACAAGATCG aatgcgTTAATCTGGACGGCAATGAACGGAGAGTGGTCATGACGGAGGCCAGGTATCCATTCGGCCTCACGATATTGGGTCAGGACTTCTACTACACCGACTGGAACGA CACCAAAATCCACACAGTCGACCGGTATTCTGGATTCGAATCGGGTGCACGAGATCCTCCTCTGGGTGGGTCTGGAAAGCTTTATGGAATCGCAGCTGTTCCTCCAAGCTGTCCACCAG